CCTTGGGCTGGGCTAAGACCGATGATGCCTAATATGTTGCCTGTAGTGAAGCAATCTAAACAACCTCGTATTTTCTACAATACAGGACATGGGCACTTAGGGTGGACTTTGTCTGCGGCAACCGCAGTTTTAGTTGGTCAGGATATTGCTCAAAAATATCCGATCTAGAAAGTAAAAAGCCAGTGTTCAAACACTGGCTTTTATTTAACGTACTAATCATATAATCGGTAGATTCCGCTAAAACGCTCACAGCCTTTTTGCTGGGTTTTCACATTAAGTAATGCTTTTTGAAAATTAAACTGATATTTACAGTTATGTTCATTATCTAAAATTTCACTTTTTTGTTCAGGCGAACTATAGGCCATCAAAGAAATCGTTTGAGTTTCTTTGCGGTTATTTGGATTGCGATATGCTATTCCTTCAATCTTAATTTTATCTTTTGCGAGCTGATGGACTTGAATGTGAACAGGCTGTGTTGCTAGACGTCCATTTTCAAACTTAAGATAATGTTGGGTAAGCGTTTGCTTAAGTGATGCATAAAAATTTAGGTCATCAGTACGTAAGTCAAACTGTTGTTGAATGCATGTATTGCTCTTACATTGCTGAGTATGCTTAGACCATAACTTTTGTGTATCCTGTAAAAGCTGTAAGGGGGCATCAGTAACTAAATATGCAGAAAGATATTTATTATTGAGTTCCTTTCTCGATTCACCAAATTTTTTTGAGCAGATTTTAAGCTCAGCTCCAGAATTGGGGCAGTCTGTGGATTCTGCAAAGACAAGAGATGAACATAAACAACTCAGTGTCACGGCAAAACTTAATCTTTTCAATTGATTCATATCAGTATTAGACAGCATGATCGCTTATACTTTCAGTCTACTTTGCTAGGTGTACTATAGCGAAACAGAAAGGCTGAATACAAGATTTCTTAAGTTTTTATGGAAGGTAATAGTTATATGGTTGCTCAAATTCGCATTGGACAAGGAATGGATGTGCATGCCTTTGAAGAGGGGAACTTCGTTACATTGGCTGGCATTCAAATTCCACATACGCATGGCTTGAAAGCTCACTCTGATGGTGATGTTGTGCTCCATGCTTTGTGTGATGCTTTGTTAGGTACTTTGGCACTTGGAGATATAGGGCAACATTTTCCTGACACTGATCCAGAATTTAAGGGTGCGGACAGCCGAGTACTATTAAAGCATGTTTACCAGTTAATCTTAGACCGTGGTTATCAGTTGAATAATGCGGATATTACAGTGGCTTGTGAGCGTCCAAAATTAGCTAAACATAATTTGGAAATGCGTCAAAGCAT
This region of Acinetobacter sp. XS-4 genomic DNA includes:
- the ispF gene encoding 2-C-methyl-D-erythritol 2,4-cyclodiphosphate synthase, with the protein product MVAQIRIGQGMDVHAFEEGNFVTLAGIQIPHTHGLKAHSDGDVVLHALCDALLGTLALGDIGQHFPDTDPEFKGADSRVLLKHVYQLILDRGYQLNNADITVACERPKLAKHNLEMRQSIADVLNVDVNQISIKATTTEKLGFTGRQEGILATATVLVSHHTK